The Deltaproteobacteria bacterium genome segment CATACGGCTGGATATCCGGAATGAGCAGGAGGCCGAAACGGCCTTTCAGGAAATCATGGACCACATGAACGATAAAACCGGAACGGTTTTGGTCCAGGAGATGCTTAAAGGCAAACGGGAATTATTGGCCGGTCTGACCCGGGATCCCCAGTTCGGCCCCTGTGTCCTTTTTGGCCTGGGAGGGATATTTACCGAGATACTGGAAGATGTGTCCTTTCGAATCGCCCCCCTGGATCGAAAACAGGCCCTGGAAATGATGCAGGAAACCAAGGCCTGGAAGATGCTGGATGCCATACGGGGCATGGCGGCCGTGGACAAGGATCTATTAGCTGATATTCTGATCCGGATCGGACAGATAGGATTAGAGATCGAAGCAATAAAGGAAATCGATATAAACCCCCTTATCGTCTCGGGAAACCGCCCCATAGCCGTCGATGCCTTGATTGTTTTGGCACCTTAGCGGGCGAAGAGATGCAAGTTGCAAGTTGCAGCTCTCAAGAATGTCAAGGTGGTAAAAATACTTTTGAATCTTGCCCTTTTCTCTTTACAAAGCCTTCACACTTCATGGGCACCTCGAAATATAAATATGCTGAGGATTTTTGCCAGCTACTCATACTTGATGCTTTTCCGCATCGTACTTGAAACTTGCATCTTGCATCTTGAACCTTTATTTTTTGCTAAAGAAAGGATTGTTTTTACAAAATATTATGAATCCATCCTATTTTGAAGCTTTTTTTAAGCCCCGAGGAATCGCCATGATCGGCGCTTCGGCTAATCCCAACAAGTGGGGTTTTCGTATCCTGGCCAATATAATCGTTGGTGATTTTAAAGGCTTAATCTGTCCGGTCAACCCCAAAGGAGGAACCCTGTTAGGACTCCAGGTCTACCCTTCGGTCAAAATGATCCCGGCTCAGGTGAATCTGGCTGTTATCACCATCCCGGCAGATCTGGTGCTATCATCCCTCCTTGAATGTGCCGAAAAGGGAATCCGATCGGTTATTATTATCACTTCAGGTTTTTCAGAAACCGGGGCAGCGGGTCGGGCTTTGGAAAATGAGGTAGTCCGGATGGCCCGCGAAAAGGGGATGCATCTTATCGGCCCTAATACCATGGGGATCTTTTCGGCCGCCTCGAATTTGCATGCCCTCATGCCCCCGATTCAACCCCTCCATGCCGGTGTATCCTATGTCTCTCAGAGCGGCAACGTAGGTGTACAGATGTTGGCCTGGGGAATTGAGCGCGGTGTCGGCTTTTCCAAGTTTGTATCCAGCGGGACCGAAGGGGATATCCGGACAGAAGATTATCTGGAATATTTCAGTGAAGATCCGGATACCAAAGTCCTCCTGTCCTATATTGAAGGTCTGAAAAGCGGATATCATTTCCTGGAGGTGGCCAGAAAGGCCGTCCAGAAAAAACCTTTGATCCTTTTCAAGGGTGGAAAAAGTGATGCGGGAAGCAAGGCGGCCCAATCCCATTCCGGGGCCCTGGCCGGCCACTACAGTCTTTTTAAGGATGCTTTCCGGCAGGCCGGTATCATTGAGGCCGAGACCACTGAAGGTTTGCTGGATTACGCCGGGGTATTTTTGCATTACCCCCTGCCCAGGGGAAACCGGATCGCCATCCTGACCCGGGGCGGAGGCTGGGGGGTGGTAGCCGCCGACGCCTGTCGTGAATGGGGCCTGGAGCTCCCGCCCCTGTCAGAGGGAGCGATAGAAAAACTGAACATGATTCTTCCTGCCTATTGGAGTCATGGAAATCCTGTGGACATGGCCGCCACCCTAAATCCGGAGGCCCTGTCGAAATCCCTGGAAATCCTTATCCAGGAAAAAGGGGTGGATGGGATCATTGCCCAGGGGGTGGAAGTCCTTGTCAAGAGATCCATGGTCCTCGAAAAATTAGGAGAGATGAATCTATTGGACGGCCTTGAAGGGGCAGAAGAACAGGATGCGTTTAAAGATGTCCGCCTGATCATGGACCTTATGGAAGCTTATAAGAAACCGGTGATCATGGTAAGCGGGGTAAACAGCTTTACCCGGGGTGTTTCCACCCAAGGCCGGGAAACGGTCATTTTCCCGACCCCCGAAAGGGCAGCCCGGGCCATGTCCAAACTCTGGCAGTACAGCCGCTATTTACAACGGGGTTGAACTTAAATATTAAACCCTCATGTCCCGGGGCACCACAAAGCATGAAAATGGGGTCAGGGGTCAGGAGTCAGGGATTGGGGGTTAAGGAAAAACATAAAACTGACTCCGAACTTTATTTCCCAGAAGGATCTTGAATTGATGTTTGATAAAAATAATCGAAGCCCCGCCCCCCCCCTTTTCTATTACGGCTGGGTTATCGTGGTCTTGGCCTTTATTACTCTGGGTATAACCTTTGGCATCTGGTATTCCTTTTCGGTTTTTTTCCTGGTCGTCATCAAAGAGTTCGGCTGGAGCCGGGCCGGCGCCTCCAGCATCTATTCCGTCTTCATTATTTCCCAGGCCTTGATGGCCCTATTGGCCGGCTATCTCCAGGACCGCTTTGGACCCCGGAGGGTCATCCCTTTTGGGACCCTACTGCTGTCTTTTGCCCTGATTTTAACCAGCCAGGCCCATGAACTGTGGCACTTTCAGATAGCCTATGGGGTCCTGGCCGGTGCAGGTATAAGCATTCTGGGATTTTCTTCCCACTCAGCCTTTATCCCTAAGTGGTTTGAACGGAAAAGAGGGCTGGCCATGGGTATAGCCATGTCCGGTATCGGATTCGGCATGTTGTTTCTGGTTCCGGCCGCCGAGAGTTTCATTTCCCTTTATGGGTGGCGGACAACTTATGGGTTGTTCGCCGGGTTGGTCTTCTTCTCTATCGGGCCTTTAAATCTTATTTTTTCCAGAAAGAACCCGCAAGAACTTCACCTTCAACCGGATGGAGACCGACTACATACCGATCCATCCCTTTCCAAGCCGGCCCGCGTGGTGAAAATCATCGACAGCCAGTGGAGCGGGGTTGACTGGACCCTCAGGAAGGCCTTCAAAACCAAGCGGTTCTGGTACCTGGTGGCCGGCTTTTCCTTTGGTTCTTATGTCTATCAGGGAACTCTTCTGCACAGTATTTCCGCCATGGTCGACAGCGGATTGAGCCGGACCACAGCCGCCTATTACTTCGGGATTTTAGGCCTGGCCAGTGCCGGGGGGAAAATCCTGTTCGGCTCTCTCTCCGATCGTTTCGAACGGGAAAAGGTCAATAACCTGGCCGGAGTCGTCACCGCCCTGGGGTTGCTCTGTTTGATGATCGTCAGCCAGGTACAAGGGCCTATGCCCTTTTTATTCGCCATCTTCTTTGGGTTGGGTTATGGTGCGGCCGCCCCGCTTTTCCCCTCGGTCAGCGCCGATATCTTCCTGGGAAATTCCTTCGGTCTCATCTTCTCCATGATGGGCATCGGCGGAGGGATAGGAGGGGCCATGGGGTCATTTTTGCCCGGCTGGCTACACGATTTAACGGGAAATTATTCCCTGGCCATCTTCCTTTCCTTTATCGGTCTTGTCCTTTCCTGCCTGTTTATCTCCCTGGCGGCACCCAGTAAGGTACGCAAGGTGGTCAAGGCATAAAAAAAAGGTATTAACGGTCTTTCACCATTCATCGTTGGAGGTGGCTACCATGTCAAAAGTAATGATCCATCCGGCGGATTATGACCATGTCCGCCGGGCCGTAGACCGGGCCTTTGAACTTTTCCCTTTGAATATTTCGGGGAAAAAGGTCCTGATCAAACCCAATGTCCTTCGGGGCTCGGAGGCCAGGGAAGGCATCACCACCCATCCGGCCGTCCTCATGACCGTGGTGGAAAAAGTGGAATCCATGGGTACCGCTTCCATTATAGTGGGTGACAATCCAGGGGTTTTCAGCTACGGAGAAAACGAGGCTTCCTTCAAAAAAACAGGCCTGATGGAAGCTGCCAAAGGATATTATCAAAATATCGGAAACGATTCCCGGCCCGTCGATTTCAATCCCGAATTCATGGCCAGGGTGAGCCTTTCCAAAGCGGTTTTGGAGGCGGATATCATCATCAGTCTGCCGAAATTCAAGACCCATGGTCTGACCGTCATCAGCGGAGCCATTAAAAACAGCTATGGGTTTTTGCCTGGGGCACAGAAGGCCAACCTGCACAAGGCCGCCGGCGCTCCGAAACGGTTCCATGAATTGCTGGTCGACGTCTTTCGGCTCCGGGTGCCAGACCTGTTCATCATAGATGCCGTGGTCGGGATGGAGGGCAATGGGCCGGCTTCACCGGACCTACGGGATATCGGCCTGATTCTGGCCTCCGATAATGCCGTGGCCCTGGATGCGGTTATGGCCTTTATGATGGGTTGCGATCCGGGACGGCTGCGGTTCCTGCAAAAGGCCAGGGAGACGGGATTAGGCGACTACGACCTGTCGACGATTGAAGTCGAGGGAGAAATGAAACCTATTCCCGGCTTCAAACTTCCTCCCCTGGGAGGCGAAGCGATTTCCGGCAATACGGCTGTAAGGGAGTTTATGGAAAGCCGGACCAGGCTGCGGCCCCAGGTCGATCCGGAAGCCTGCACCGCCTGCGGCACCTGCATCGATCATTGTGCGGTGTCGGCTTTAGTCCTGAACGAAGACAACCTGCCCCAAGTAGACGCCGACACCTGCATTACCTGCTTCTGTTGCCAGGAGATGTGTCCGGAGAAGGCGATCACGTTAAAATAAAAGATGTGCCTTATACCTGTAATCAAGGGAGTCTTCCATGGCTTATAATGAAAAGCTGGATTCGCAAATTGCAGCCCTTGTAGCGGGTTGGTCTCATGTGGATCGAAAAAAAATGTTCGGCGGCGTCTGCCACCTGATGAATGGGAATATGTTCTGTGGGGTCTACAAGGATTTTTTGATCCTCCGTTTGGGAACAGAGGCGGCGGCCACCGCCCTCCGGAAAGCCGGGGTCCGGCCATTCGACATCACCGGCCGGCCCATGCCGGGCTGGGTGATGGTCGAGGAATCCGGATTCAAAGGAGATAAGCTGACCAAATGGCTCGAACAGGCCCGGGCCTTTGTCCAAACCCTGCCACCGAAATAGATTATGATAGTCTCGTAAAAACTCGTCATTCCCGCGCAGGCAGAGATATTAAAGGGACTTTTTATTTTACATTTAGTCTGGCTTTTCCTTTATTCGTAAACAATTATGCAATAATCGTGTCAAATTAATTATGGCGGTTTTCCAAAAAATATGATTCGAAATGGCCTATTTTTAGAGGTTCCCAGGTTTCGGCTAAAACCAAGCTTCAGAAATTACCGCCATATTTTATTTTACAAAAAACATTTCGAGTTAATCAATTGTCTCGAATACTTTCTAATACTACAGCGACACTTTTCCCGTCATTCCCGAATGTCTTTATCGGGAATCCAGTTTTTTCCAGAAAATCAGAAAACCAAAGTCCCTGGATTCCGGCTTAAAGCATGCCGGAATGACGGTTAAGGGGCGCATTAGCAAAAAAATACGCTGTAGTACTAATTCGTAAGACTATAAATGTAAAAACAATAACTACGTTAAAATCTCTGCGCAGGCGGGAATCCAGGCTATATGTAACTAATTAAAAAATCCCCTGCCACTCCGGATAATGGAGCAACAGGGGATTTTAATTTAAATGGTTAAAGGGAACTTTATTTTACTTCTTCAAAATCGGCATCGACCACATCCTCATCCGCCTTCTTTCCGCCCGATGGACCGCCGGCCCCGTGCTCCGGTCCGGCATCACCGCCAGGCCCTTGCTGGCTGGCCTGGGAATACATCTTTTCAGCCAGCTTATGTGAATTTTGGGTCAACTCATCCGACAGCCGCTTTATTTCACCGGCATCAGTGGTTTCCATGGCCTTCTTCAACCGCTCTATGGCCGTATCAATTTCCGTTTTAAGGCCGCTTTCTACCTTGTCTCCCAACTCCTTTACGGTTTTTTCCGTTGAATAGATCAGGGTGTCGGCGTGATTGCGGGCTTCCGCCAGCTCCTTTTTCTTTTTGTCCTCTTCGGCGTGCATTTCGGCATCTTTGACCAGCTTTTTGATCTCTTCTTCACTCAATCCGCTGGAGGCCGTTATCTTGATGGACTGTTCCTTGCCCGTCCCCAAATCCTTGGCCGACACATGGACAATCCCGTTAGCATCGATATCAAAGGTGACTTCGATTTGTGGCAGGCCCCGGGGGGCGGGTGGGATACCGGTCAATTCAAAACGCCCGAGGGTCTTGTTGTCGGCAGCCATCTCCCGTTCCCCCTGGAGCACATGGATCGAAACCGCCGGCTGATTATCGCCGGCCGTAGAGAAAATCTGACTCTTCCGGGTTGGAATGGTGGTATTCTTCTCAATCAATTTGGTATGGACCCCGCCCAGAGTCTCGATCCCCAACGACAATGGGGTCACGTCCAGGAGCAGGACATCTTTCACATCCCCTTTTAAAACGCCGGCCTGGATACCAGCCCCGATGGCTACCACTTCGTCCGGATTCACCCCTTTGTGCGGTTCCCGGCCGAAGAGTTCCTTGACCTTCTGCTGGACTTTGGGCATCCGGGTCATGCCCCCAACCAGAATGACTTCCTGGATCTGGTCGGCCGTAAGGCCGGCGTCCTTGAGGGCCATCCGGCAGGGTGGGACCACCTTTTCAATGAGGTCTTCGACCAGCATCTCCAGCTTGGCCCGGGAAAGTTTCAGATTCAGATGTTTGGGGCCGCTGGCATCGGCAGTAATAAAAGGGAGATTGATGTCCGTTTCCATGGAAGTGGACAACTCCATCTTGGCCTTTTCCGCGGCCTCTTTCAGGCGTTGGAGGGCCATTTTATCGCTCCTCAAATCGATGCCCTGATCCTTTCGGAACTCAGCCGCCAGATAATCGATAACCCTTAAGTCGAAATCTTCCCCGCCAAGGTGGGTATCGCCGTTGGTAGACTTGACTTCAAAGACCCCCTCCCCGATTTCGAGGATGGAGATATCAAAGGTCCCGCCCCCCAGATCGAAGACGGCAATCTTCTCATCCTTCTTTTTATCCAGTCCGTAAGCCAAAGCGGCTGCCGTCGGTTCATTGATGATCCGCTGGACATTCAAGCCGGCGATCCGTCCGGCATCCTTGGTGGCCTGCCGCTGACTGTCATTGAAGTAGGCCGGTGTGGTAATGACCGCATCGGTCACCTTTTCCCCAAGGTATTCTTCGGCCGTTTGTTTCATCTTCGTCAGAATCATAGAAGAGATCTCGGCCGGGCTGTACTCTTTCCCCCGGATCTCGATATGGGCATCCCCGTTCTGGGCTTTGATGATCTTATAGGGAAGGATATGGATATCATCCTGGACTTCCCGGGCATCATATTTACGCCCGATCAGCCGTTTAACCGCATAGACGGTATTGGTCGGATTGGTAATGGCTTGTCGTTTGGCCACCTGACCGACCAGCCGTTCATTGTTGTCCGTGACGGAAACGACCGAGGGGGTGGTACGGCTCCCCTCCACATTTGCAATCACCTTCGGGTCTCCACCTTCCATAATGGCCACACAAGAATTGGTGGTCCCCAAATCAATTCCAATAATTTTACTCATCTTTTCCTCCTTTGATTATATAAATCGTAACCGAACCCATTCGGTCTTTTTTCTAAAGTTAAGCTTCGGGGTCTTCATCGGGATTAATTTCCGGTTTCTTGGAAACGACCACCATGGCCGGCCGGACCAGACGTTTATGTAAACGATAACCCTTCTGCAACTGGGCTATGACCACACCGGGTGGTTTTTGGGCATCCTCCTGAACCATAACCGCCTCATGATGGTTGGGATCAAATTCTTCTCCCAGGGCCTCAACTTGGGTAACCCCG includes the following:
- a CDS encoding acetate--CoA ligase family protein, with protein sequence MPEPQEIIEKALQEGRTTLSEYESKLILSHYHIPVTREKLCTDMEDLRKAAMDFGYPLVLKGNSPEITHKTEKDLIRLDIRNEQEAETAFQEIMDHMNDKTGTVLVQEMLKGKRELLAGLTRDPQFGPCVLFGLGGIFTEILEDVSFRIAPLDRKQALEMMQETKAWKMLDAIRGMAAVDKDLLADILIRIGQIGLEIEAIKEIDINPLIVSGNRPIAVDALIVLAP
- a CDS encoding CoA-binding protein, which translates into the protein MIGASANPNKWGFRILANIIVGDFKGLICPVNPKGGTLLGLQVYPSVKMIPAQVNLAVITIPADLVLSSLLECAEKGIRSVIIITSGFSETGAAGRALENEVVRMAREKGMHLIGPNTMGIFSAASNLHALMPPIQPLHAGVSYVSQSGNVGVQMLAWGIERGVGFSKFVSSGTEGDIRTEDYLEYFSEDPDTKVLLSYIEGLKSGYHFLEVARKAVQKKPLILFKGGKSDAGSKAAQSHSGALAGHYSLFKDAFRQAGIIEAETTEGLLDYAGVFLHYPLPRGNRIAILTRGGGWGVVAADACREWGLELPPLSEGAIEKLNMILPAYWSHGNPVDMAATLNPEALSKSLEILIQEKGVDGIIAQGVEVLVKRSMVLEKLGEMNLLDGLEGAEEQDAFKDVRLIMDLMEAYKKPVIMVSGVNSFTRGVSTQGRETVIFPTPERAARAMSKLWQYSRYLQRG
- a CDS encoding MFS transporter, producing the protein MFDKNNRSPAPPLFYYGWVIVVLAFITLGITFGIWYSFSVFFLVVIKEFGWSRAGASSIYSVFIISQALMALLAGYLQDRFGPRRVIPFGTLLLSFALILTSQAHELWHFQIAYGVLAGAGISILGFSSHSAFIPKWFERKRGLAMGIAMSGIGFGMLFLVPAAESFISLYGWRTTYGLFAGLVFFSIGPLNLIFSRKNPQELHLQPDGDRLHTDPSLSKPARVVKIIDSQWSGVDWTLRKAFKTKRFWYLVAGFSFGSYVYQGTLLHSISAMVDSGLSRTTAAYYFGILGLASAGGKILFGSLSDRFEREKVNNLAGVVTALGLLCLMIVSQVQGPMPFLFAIFFGLGYGAAAPLFPSVSADIFLGNSFGLIFSMMGIGGGIGGAMGSFLPGWLHDLTGNYSLAIFLSFIGLVLSCLFISLAAPSKVRKVVKA
- a CDS encoding TfoX/Sxy family protein, encoding MAYNEKLDSQIAALVAGWSHVDRKKMFGGVCHLMNGNMFCGVYKDFLILRLGTEAAATALRKAGVRPFDITGRPMPGWVMVEESGFKGDKLTKWLEQARAFVQTLPPK
- a CDS encoding DUF362 domain-containing protein; the protein is MSKVMIHPADYDHVRRAVDRAFELFPLNISGKKVLIKPNVLRGSEAREGITTHPAVLMTVVEKVESMGTASIIVGDNPGVFSYGENEASFKKTGLMEAAKGYYQNIGNDSRPVDFNPEFMARVSLSKAVLEADIIISLPKFKTHGLTVISGAIKNSYGFLPGAQKANLHKAAGAPKRFHELLVDVFRLRVPDLFIIDAVVGMEGNGPASPDLRDIGLILASDNAVALDAVMAFMMGCDPGRLRFLQKARETGLGDYDLSTIEVEGEMKPIPGFKLPPLGGEAISGNTAVREFMESRTRLRPQVDPEACTACGTCIDHCAVSALVLNEDNLPQVDADTCITCFCCQEMCPEKAITLK
- the dnaK gene encoding molecular chaperone DnaK produces the protein MSKIIGIDLGTTNSCVAIMEGGDPKVIANVEGSRTTPSVVSVTDNNERLVGQVAKRQAITNPTNTVYAVKRLIGRKYDAREVQDDIHILPYKIIKAQNGDAHIEIRGKEYSPAEISSMILTKMKQTAEEYLGEKVTDAVITTPAYFNDSQRQATKDAGRIAGLNVQRIINEPTAAALAYGLDKKKDEKIAVFDLGGGTFDISILEIGEGVFEVKSTNGDTHLGGEDFDLRVIDYLAAEFRKDQGIDLRSDKMALQRLKEAAEKAKMELSTSMETDINLPFITADASGPKHLNLKLSRAKLEMLVEDLIEKVVPPCRMALKDAGLTADQIQEVILVGGMTRMPKVQQKVKELFGREPHKGVNPDEVVAIGAGIQAGVLKGDVKDVLLLDVTPLSLGIETLGGVHTKLIEKNTTIPTRKSQIFSTAGDNQPAVSIHVLQGEREMAADNKTLGRFELTGIPPAPRGLPQIEVTFDIDANGIVHVSAKDLGTGKEQSIKITASSGLSEEEIKKLVKDAEMHAEEDKKKKELAEARNHADTLIYSTEKTVKELGDKVESGLKTEIDTAIERLKKAMETTDAGEIKRLSDELTQNSHKLAEKMYSQASQQGPGGDAGPEHGAGGPSGGKKADEDVVDADFEEVK